From a single Lolium rigidum isolate FL_2022 chromosome 7, APGP_CSIRO_Lrig_0.1, whole genome shotgun sequence genomic region:
- the LOC124670236 gene encoding probable protein phosphatase 2C 62 produces the protein MAGKEIYNKMKDKVKDAFSSSGPETGKGKTKLSGRRVKHGYHLVKGKSNHPMEDYLVAEYRQVGEHDLGLFAIYDGHLGHTVPDYLREHLFDNILKEPEFLSDTKNAMRKAYLLTDEKILERAAELGRGGSTAVTAILISCDDSVKLVVANVGDSRAVISKNGKAEQLSVDHEPNMEKKIIEEKGGFVSNLPGDVPRVDGQLAVARAFGDRSLKKHLSSEPHVVEEVINEGSDFLILASDGLWKVMTNQEAVDEIKDFKDAQAAAKHLTEQALNRRSKDDISCVVVKFHC, from the exons ATGGCCGGCAAGGAAATCTACAACAAGATGAAGGACAAG GTGAAAGATGCCTTTAGTTCATCAGGACCAGAAACAGGGAAAGGCAAGACAAAATTATCTGGCAGGCGTGTCAAGCATGGTTACCATCTCGTGAAAGGGAAATCAAATCATCCAATGGAGGACTACTTGGTGGCAGAGTACAGGCAAGTTGGCGAGCATGATTTGGGCTTGTTCGCAATATATGATGGCCATCTGGGGCACACTGTTCCAGACTATCTGCGGGAGCATCTATTTGATAACATCTTGAAAGAG CCAGAATTCTTGAGTGACACAAAAAATGCTATGAGAAAAGCATATCTACTTACTGATGAAAAAATATTGGAAAGAGCAGCTGAGTTGGGAAGAGGAGGCTCCACGGCTGTTACCGCCATCTTAATAAGTTGTGATGATAGTGTGAAGCTAGTGGTCGCAAATGTTGGAGATTCACGGGCAGTCATTAGCAAGAACGGTAAAGCAGAGCAGCTTTCAGTTGACCATGAGCCAAACATGGAGAAAAAAATTATTGAGGAAAAGGGTGGATTTGTTTCGAACCTACCAG GAGATGTACCACGAGTTGATGGGCAGCTCGCGGTTGCAAGAGCATTCGGAGATCGGAGCTTGAAAAAGCACCTCAGCTCTGAGCCACATGTAGTTGAAGAAGTCATCAATGAGGGATCTGATTTTCTGATTCTAGCAAGTGATGGCTTATGGAAG GTGATGACCAACCAAGAGGCGGTGGACGAGATCAAGGACTTCAAGGACGCCCAGGCAGCTGCTAAGCATCTGACGGAGCAGGCCTTGAACAGGAGGAGCAAAGACGACATCTCTTGCGTTGTTGTGAAGTTCCACTGCTAG